The region TCATAGAAAATTCCCTGAAGCAGAAAGTTTTGAGGATATATTTGTCAGATTTTACAGATAGGAGGTTTTATGGAGACAAAGATAGCGTTTATATGCACAGGAAACTCAGCAAGAAGCCAGATGGCTGAAGGTTTCTGCAAGTATTACGCAGAAATCTCAGGTAAAGATATAGCTGTTTACTCGGCAGGCTCCAGCCCATCAGGTTATATACATCCATTATCTGTAAAGGTGATGCTTGAGAAAGGTATAGATATATCCGGACAGAGATCAAAATCCCTTGATGATATACCTTTAAATAAGATTGATTATCTGATCACCTTATGCTCAGATG is a window of Persephonella marina EX-H1 DNA encoding:
- a CDS encoding arsenate reductase ArsC, whose product is METKIAFICTGNSARSQMAEGFCKYYAEISGKDIAVYSAGSSPSGYIHPLSVKVMLEKGIDISGQRSKSLDDIPLNKIDYLITLCSDAEKNCPVVSCKNVFHWNLPDPAEASGTEEERLVIFRNVRDIIENKILDLLKII